A portion of the Actomonas aquatica genome contains these proteins:
- a CDS encoding VWA domain-containing protein, producing the protein MSEWWTRLATFEFAQPWWLLLLLALIPWWRRTGRAGVTPAVSYSSLRHFAGLGRKVAPAATRRPSWLPMLAVVAVVVALAGPRIERGADENESEGIDVMLVLDASRSMDSADFDFEGQQISRRAALERVIGDFIAEREQDRIGIVAFAEQPYLISPLTLDHGWMMEALTEMKTALGTALGSGVEAAVDLLRQTDGGNRVIIAVTDGLNTGGTDPLEAARLARSYGVRLYTIAVVSYDEMQTGVDDLMLSQMARLAGGQFFQAADGASLESIYDQIDQLERQEFKRNELRAFTELFPWAACAAMGLVMIELAAGFGGRSRAP; encoded by the coding sequence ATGAGCGAGTGGTGGACCCGCTTGGCGACCTTTGAGTTTGCCCAGCCTTGGTGGTTGTTGCTGCTGCTGGCTTTGATCCCGTGGTGGCGGCGAACCGGACGGGCGGGCGTGACGCCGGCGGTGTCGTATTCATCGCTGCGCCATTTCGCCGGTTTGGGTCGCAAGGTTGCGCCGGCCGCGACGCGCCGACCGTCCTGGCTGCCGATGTTGGCGGTGGTCGCCGTCGTGGTGGCCTTGGCGGGACCGCGAATCGAGCGGGGGGCCGATGAAAACGAAAGCGAAGGCATTGACGTGATGCTGGTGCTCGATGCCTCGCGCTCGATGGATTCGGCGGACTTCGATTTTGAAGGTCAGCAAATCAGTCGTCGGGCGGCACTGGAGCGAGTGATCGGAGACTTCATTGCCGAGCGTGAGCAGGACCGTATCGGTATTGTGGCTTTTGCCGAGCAACCCTACCTGATCAGTCCGCTCACGCTGGATCACGGCTGGATGATGGAGGCGTTGACGGAGATGAAGACCGCGCTCGGCACCGCCCTGGGCTCCGGGGTGGAGGCCGCGGTCGACCTGTTGCGTCAAACCGACGGCGGCAACCGCGTCATCATTGCGGTGACCGATGGGCTCAACACCGGCGGCACCGATCCGCTGGAAGCAGCCCGTCTCGCCCGCAGCTATGGCGTGCGCCTCTACACGATCGCCGTGGTGAGCTATGATGAAATGCAGACCGGCGTCGACGACCTCATGCTCAGCCAGATGGCGCGCCTCGCGGGCGGGCAGTTTTTCCAAGCCGCCGACGGCGCGAGCCTTGAAAGCATTTACGACCAAATCGACCAACTGGAACGCCAGGAGTTTAAGCGCAACGAACTGCGTGCCTTTACCGAACTGTTCCCGTGGGCGGCCTGCGCTGCCATGGGACTGGTGATGATCGAACTGGCGGCCGGTTTTGGCGGGAGGTCCCGCGCACCATGA
- a CDS encoding DUF58 domain-containing protein gives MSVADEKHYLRQIRRVEIRTRRLAEDFMAGAYRSVFKGRGLDFEDVRGYTAGDDVRFIDWNVTARMHEPYVREFTEERELSVMIAVDVSASGELASGAQSKRELAAEVAATMAFSAVANGDKVGLLLFSERVEKYLPPRKGRPQGLRIIRDVLQHAGRHRGTSLREALKFLNHVQRRRAIVFLISDFIDDGFDRVLKATAHHHDLVPLSIGDPREEALPDVGRILVEDAESGELMEIDTSDPALRETFAQRAAEEREALRHRFLRMGTDGVFLRTGESCQRALQNYMERRMSRRLG, from the coding sequence GTGTCGGTTGCTGACGAAAAGCACTACCTGCGGCAGATTCGCCGCGTCGAAATCCGCACCCGCCGTCTGGCCGAGGATTTTATGGCCGGCGCCTACCGTTCCGTCTTCAAGGGGCGTGGCCTCGATTTTGAAGATGTGCGGGGTTACACCGCTGGCGACGACGTGCGCTTCATCGACTGGAACGTGACGGCGCGCATGCACGAACCCTATGTGCGCGAGTTCACCGAGGAGCGCGAGTTGAGCGTAATGATCGCGGTGGATGTCAGTGCCTCGGGCGAACTGGCGTCCGGCGCCCAGAGCAAACGGGAACTCGCCGCGGAGGTGGCCGCCACCATGGCATTCAGTGCCGTGGCCAATGGCGACAAGGTCGGCCTCTTGCTTTTCAGCGAGCGGGTGGAGAAATACCTGCCGCCGCGCAAAGGCCGGCCGCAGGGCCTGCGGATCATTCGCGACGTGCTGCAGCACGCGGGGCGTCACCGCGGCACTTCGCTGCGGGAGGCACTGAAGTTTTTGAACCACGTGCAACGGCGTCGGGCCATCGTTTTCCTGATCTCCGACTTCATCGACGACGGATTTGATCGCGTGCTCAAAGCCACCGCGCATCACCACGATCTGGTGCCGCTCAGCATCGGGGATCCGCGGGAGGAAGCGCTGCCGGACGTGGGCCGAATTCTGGTCGAGGATGCCGAAAGTGGTGAGCTGATGGAGATCGACACCAGTGATCCCGCATTGCGGGAGACCTTTGCGCAGCGGGCGGCGGAAGAACGCGAGGCGCTGCGTCATCGCTTCCTGCGCATGGGCACCGATGGCGTGTTTCTGCGCACCGGAGAATCCTGCCAGCGGGCACTGCAGAACTACATGGAGCGGCGCATGAGCCGGCGATTGGGATGA
- a CDS encoding AAA family ATPase, whose translation MSVAVSPPSTRSPRGPSATPSESLSRAINAAVADLNGVREEIAKVLVGQPQLVDALLIGLLTNGHVLLEGVPGLAKTTAVKALAASMHAKFHRVQFTPDLLPADLIGNLIYNPQRGEYSTKLGPLFANIVLADEINRAPAKVQSALLEAMQEHQVTIGETTYRLPEPFLVLATENPVDQEGTYPLPEAQVDRFMLKVVVDYPSAEEEKVILRRMARSHPKTELESVIDSEQVLRWRDLVDEVYLDEKVEDYIVRLVVATRSVAQHVPELDGMVRFGASPRATINLALAAKAHALLQGRHFVTPQDVKTMARPVLRHRIITTFEAEAEEVSAESIVESLLAKLPVP comes from the coding sequence ATGTCTGTCGCTGTGTCTCCTCCTTCCACCCGCTCGCCTCGTGGCCCGTCCGCCACGCCTTCCGAATCACTTTCCCGTGCCATCAACGCCGCTGTCGCGGATCTGAATGGTGTGCGCGAAGAAATCGCCAAGGTGCTGGTCGGTCAGCCCCAACTGGTTGATGCTCTGTTGATCGGCTTGCTGACCAATGGTCACGTCCTGCTGGAGGGCGTGCCGGGTCTGGCCAAAACCACGGCCGTCAAAGCCCTCGCGGCTTCGATGCACGCCAAGTTCCATCGCGTCCAGTTCACGCCCGACCTGCTGCCGGCCGACCTTATCGGCAATCTGATCTACAACCCGCAACGCGGCGAGTATTCGACCAAGTTGGGTCCCCTGTTTGCCAACATCGTATTGGCCGATGAAATCAACCGGGCGCCGGCCAAGGTGCAAAGCGCTCTGCTCGAAGCCATGCAGGAGCATCAGGTCACGATTGGCGAAACCACCTATCGCCTGCCGGAACCGTTTCTGGTGTTGGCCACGGAAAATCCGGTGGACCAGGAAGGCACTTATCCGCTGCCGGAGGCACAGGTTGACCGCTTCATGCTCAAGGTCGTGGTCGACTACCCTTCGGCGGAGGAGGAAAAGGTAATTCTGCGGCGCATGGCGCGCAGTCATCCGAAGACCGAACTCGAGTCCGTCATCGATAGCGAGCAGGTGCTGCGCTGGCGCGATCTCGTCGACGAGGTGTATCTCGATGAGAAGGTCGAGGACTACATCGTGCGCCTCGTGGTCGCGACTCGGTCCGTCGCGCAACATGTGCCCGAGCTCGATGGCATGGTGCGATTCGGCGCGTCGCCGCGCGCGACCATCAACCTCGCCCTGGCGGCCAAGGCTCATGCGCTGTTGCAGGGCCGCCACTTTGTGACGCCGCAGGATGTGAAGACGATGGCGCGACCGGTGTTGCGGCACCGCATCATCACCACGTTCGAAGCGGAAGCCGAAGAGGTGTCCGCCGAATCCATCGTCGAGTCGCTGCTCGCCAAGCTGCCTGTTCCCTGA
- a CDS encoding S9 family peptidase, with the protein MVTSAWSTVAATEEAQPASPREISAGLRVSSSGLMLTPDGEWAVFSTTKGQGMVNLTTGKMANVKSGWTFNASTPVGSWDPAGEIFAFRNRREGRYALTLWPLGADPDSKEVREVFEFPRKLYPRLPPVWSPDGSVLYFVLNQNLPWPKSHPDDDNPPTSDNNVVLELSGDYDTDPKRRRFEKEYEEAYAESNRSLILALDVASGRVGLLAKGNDIDEIYLSPDGRSLAAMQVKRNSDEKLSGSWSQQYLGDVYLLATDDIPVSELPEIDLEGLEDRVAGWSDFRGERIDPVLTDVPTNNTNTFLPPFSMGTNGNPALVWSPDSHYIAYASVGRSSTGDVYLFEPSSGTVRNLTKDVALAEEGKGLGYGENLTHVYDSPRFGFLFNPLWMPDSKSLLAVGKSDVWSIPVAAGEAPRNLTADQPQETIRILPARNLREVALTDEGLAAIVTRQRLERLDTVWLLDPRTGENTLVAEMEVWTNLTLTTGRDVNTLVTTGQTAESAMNLRSVELTPGAEPRWLTTFNGQLAERRYPRSKQLAWTTPDGYKGFGLLYLPDEASPDNQVPLIFRGYPSENFSQVDERAEDGARFYDDSLHGLLSEGMAVLFADIPMSDTGVYENPSQQIADGVNAAMDAVLATGFVDEDRMGIMGASYGGIMVNVMLSRTNRFKAGASLAGLSNWVADYMGGGDVSGYYHEYGQGRFVKQLWEDPQRYVEASPIMNFDKIETPLLIVHGEYDRRVPVRHAWESFKALKHLNKNVIFARYLRKGHNTGIEAHRRVQGWFREHLLGGEAITAAADQGSFMFGGSATDGGEGEPEGGDPTPEPTTPGVPPAPPNTPPTPETEPSGTAR; encoded by the coding sequence TTGGTTACGTCGGCCTGGTCGACGGTCGCGGCCACCGAGGAGGCGCAGCCGGCGTCGCCGCGCGAGATATCAGCCGGCCTGCGGGTCAGCTCGTCCGGTCTCATGCTGACCCCGGACGGTGAATGGGCGGTGTTTTCGACCACGAAGGGGCAGGGCATGGTGAACCTCACCACCGGCAAGATGGCCAACGTGAAGTCGGGCTGGACCTTCAACGCCAGCACGCCGGTGGGCTCGTGGGATCCCGCCGGGGAGATCTTCGCTTTTCGCAACCGCCGCGAGGGCCGCTACGCGCTCACTCTGTGGCCCTTGGGTGCCGATCCGGATTCGAAGGAAGTGCGCGAGGTTTTTGAGTTCCCGCGCAAGCTGTATCCGCGCCTGCCGCCGGTTTGGTCCCCGGATGGTTCGGTGCTTTATTTTGTCCTGAATCAAAACCTGCCGTGGCCGAAATCGCACCCGGATGACGACAACCCGCCGACGAGCGACAACAACGTCGTGCTGGAGCTGTCGGGTGATTATGACACCGATCCGAAGCGCCGCCGTTTCGAAAAGGAATACGAAGAGGCCTACGCGGAATCGAACCGCAGTCTGATCCTGGCGCTTGATGTCGCATCCGGTCGGGTGGGCCTACTGGCCAAAGGAAACGACATCGACGAGATCTACCTCTCGCCGGACGGACGCTCCCTCGCCGCCATGCAGGTGAAGCGCAACTCCGATGAAAAGCTCTCCGGTTCCTGGAGCCAGCAATACCTCGGCGACGTTTACTTGCTGGCGACCGACGACATTCCGGTCTCGGAACTGCCGGAGATCGATCTCGAAGGGCTTGAGGATCGGGTGGCGGGCTGGTCCGACTTCCGCGGCGAACGCATTGATCCGGTGCTGACGGATGTGCCCACCAACAACACCAACACCTTTCTTCCGCCCTTCTCCATGGGCACCAATGGCAACCCGGCGTTGGTTTGGTCACCAGATAGTCACTACATCGCTTACGCCTCCGTCGGCCGGTCCTCCACCGGTGATGTTTACCTCTTTGAGCCGAGCTCCGGCACGGTGCGCAACCTGACCAAGGACGTCGCGCTGGCGGAGGAGGGCAAGGGTCTCGGTTACGGCGAAAACCTGACCCACGTTTACGACAGTCCGCGTTTCGGTTTCCTCTTCAATCCCCTCTGGATGCCGGACAGCAAATCGCTCCTGGCGGTGGGCAAGTCCGATGTGTGGTCGATTCCCGTCGCCGCAGGCGAAGCGCCCCGCAATCTCACCGCCGACCAACCGCAGGAAACGATCCGCATCCTGCCGGCGCGCAACCTCCGTGAGGTCGCGCTGACGGACGAAGGTTTGGCGGCCATCGTCACCCGCCAACGTCTCGAGCGCCTGGATACGGTTTGGTTGCTCGATCCTCGCACCGGCGAAAACACGCTTGTTGCGGAGATGGAGGTGTGGACGAACCTCACCCTCACGACCGGGCGTGACGTGAACACGCTCGTGACCACCGGCCAGACGGCGGAATCCGCGATGAATCTTCGCAGCGTCGAACTCACCCCCGGCGCGGAACCCCGTTGGCTCACGACCTTCAATGGCCAACTCGCCGAGCGCCGCTACCCGCGGTCGAAGCAGTTGGCGTGGACGACGCCCGACGGCTACAAGGGCTTTGGTCTGCTTTACCTCCCGGACGAAGCGAGCCCGGACAACCAGGTCCCGCTCATCTTCCGTGGCTACCCTTCGGAGAACTTTTCGCAGGTCGACGAACGCGCCGAGGACGGTGCGCGCTTTTATGACGATTCGCTGCACGGGCTGTTGAGCGAAGGCATGGCGGTGTTGTTTGCCGACATTCCGATGTCCGACACCGGCGTGTATGAAAACCCGTCCCAGCAGATTGCCGACGGGGTGAATGCTGCGATGGATGCGGTGCTGGCCACCGGCTTTGTCGACGAGGACCGCATGGGCATCATGGGCGCGAGCTACGGTGGCATCATGGTCAACGTGATGCTGTCGCGCACCAACCGTTTCAAGGCGGGCGCCAGCCTGGCCGGTTTGTCCAACTGGGTGGCCGACTACATGGGCGGCGGTGATGTCTCCGGTTATTACCACGAGTATGGTCAGGGGCGTTTTGTGAAGCAGCTTTGGGAGGACCCGCAGCGCTACGTCGAGGCCTCGCCCATCATGAATTTTGACAAGATCGAGACGCCGCTGCTCATCGTGCACGGCGAATACGACCGCCGTGTGCCTGTGCGTCACGCTTGGGAATCCTTCAAGGCGCTCAAGCACCTCAACAAGAACGTCATCTTCGCCCGCTACCTGCGCAAGGGCCACAACACCGGCATCGAAGCCCATCGCCGGGTGCAGGGGTGGTTCCGCGAGCATCTGCTCGGCGGCGAAGCCATCACCGCGGCCGCCGACCAAGGCAGCTTCATGTTCGGTGGCAGTGCGACCGATGGCGGTGAGGGGGAACCGGAGGGCGGTGATCCGACGCCGGAGCCCACCACGCCGGGCGTGCCGCCGGCCCCACCGAACACTCCGCCCACGCCCGAAACGGAGCCCTCGGGCACCGCCCGCTAA
- a CDS encoding TonB-dependent receptor domain-containing protein, whose amino-acid sequence MTGVACAAPVRFEIAAQKAPDALREFTQQSEMQVLYGEQLDGVETPAVTGTMEPAEALNLLLRDTGYVAAQTTDRNFVISPSRKSGRAIGALSGTILKADGGSADGILVQVGGSRRRVRTDYNGDFVFRSLPVGSYTLVVTAEGYQTMHITNLTVQNGREINLGSETLRRAADYTEMQPVVVRGRTDHVAELDSYVVEGFRTQPFAMGNMDIPRTIDDVQPYYIFDSATIDMSGAVSVDDFLKQRLTMNTTVQSANQVSGASSGAAPTLDGNVSSINLRGVGADKTLVLVNGRRMAGVLRGTGNESQPDLNGIPLSAIDRIEVLPSSASGIYGGSAMGGVINVILKRDYQGGEIRVGYDNYFDADAPTRRLAMNYGMSLEDGRTHVSVSAAWSDTDPLRLQDIAPLFRRNIDIIQENSPGYVSSSATPWPGALPNIIQYFASRYGPLYFKDGTPLGSEITYVPAGTSPDTSPEELAAALLANAGQWNYDLPPTSQQPTGLYRTIGNEIETTSLQASIRREMTPWLELNAGFSYNRNDAFQPLTSTSQVIVPAESVINPFNSRVYIWMPDDYESPGDTSSISQSVTLGGLLNLPGGWTGLVDYTWSENTFEYLWISIDGTARTNDLLSGDLNPFVDSIMYQVDHRKYYSPQTYSGSNSLHDLSVRAAGGLPELPWGQANLTVGAEYRASRSPERKSSLEYPITTENNFNSTYFAREAETFAGYLETAVPLVKTDWLPGLYDLELQLSGRTEHYRVDAGTVSMGERPNADPPYSYYTGPTLDGEPYFTKATYDSHNYTVGFKYSPVKELSFRASQATAFLPPTPSQLVRNPIPNTYPSNVFDPVTQTQVSVQTVSGGNPNLTPQNSRSLNLGVIWEPSWEALRGLRLNLEHYTIDQFDAIGSLSAQAIVDLAEQWPDRITRDAGGMITLVDTSSLNLYRRTTEGWDISASYDLRTPFGQFQLIGAQSIIDHLVTQTSLTTPAVDRAGFPNEPNGAARYKSNLSVNWAWRQWSAGWTTRYFGAYKQYAAVGSSYYSDSPTSYSRRYVRAGGREVIPSQTFHDMFVGYTFGPARDGSETGLGGVGRRLLDGLSVQVNVRNVFDTVPRLDPYYDTSFYLSPFGGVQDMRSYSLTVKKAF is encoded by the coding sequence ATGACTGGAGTCGCGTGCGCCGCACCGGTCCGCTTTGAAATCGCGGCTCAGAAAGCCCCCGATGCCCTGCGCGAGTTTACCCAACAATCCGAGATGCAGGTGCTGTATGGTGAACAACTCGACGGTGTGGAGACGCCCGCGGTCACCGGCACGATGGAACCGGCGGAGGCGCTCAATCTGCTTCTGCGGGACACCGGCTATGTCGCCGCGCAAACGACGGATCGCAACTTTGTCATCTCTCCGTCGCGCAAGTCCGGTCGGGCGATCGGCGCGCTGAGTGGCACGATTCTTAAAGCCGATGGCGGTTCGGCCGATGGCATCCTGGTGCAGGTTGGTGGTTCACGTCGTCGCGTGCGCACCGACTACAACGGCGACTTCGTATTCCGTTCTTTGCCGGTGGGCAGCTACACCCTCGTGGTCACGGCCGAGGGGTATCAGACGATGCATATCACCAATCTCACCGTGCAAAACGGCCGGGAAATCAACCTCGGCAGTGAAACCCTGCGCCGCGCCGCCGACTACACTGAGATGCAACCCGTGGTGGTGCGTGGTCGGACCGATCATGTCGCGGAGCTCGACTCCTACGTGGTCGAAGGCTTTCGCACGCAGCCCTTCGCGATGGGGAATATGGATATCCCGCGCACCATCGATGACGTGCAGCCCTACTACATCTTCGACTCCGCCACGATCGACATGTCGGGCGCCGTGAGTGTGGACGACTTTCTCAAGCAGCGGCTCACGATGAACACGACCGTGCAGTCGGCCAATCAGGTGTCGGGCGCCTCCAGTGGCGCCGCACCGACCTTGGACGGCAACGTCAGCAGCATCAACCTGCGCGGCGTCGGCGCGGACAAGACGCTGGTGTTGGTGAACGGTCGTCGCATGGCGGGCGTGTTGCGTGGCACCGGCAATGAAAGCCAACCCGATCTCAACGGGATTCCGCTCAGCGCGATTGATCGTATCGAGGTGCTGCCATCTTCGGCTTCGGGCATCTACGGCGGCAGCGCGATGGGCGGCGTGATCAACGTCATCCTCAAGCGCGACTATCAGGGCGGCGAAATCCGCGTTGGCTACGACAATTACTTTGATGCCGACGCACCCACGCGGCGCCTGGCGATGAACTACGGCATGTCGCTCGAAGACGGCCGCACGCATGTCAGCGTGTCGGCGGCGTGGTCCGATACCGATCCGCTGCGCCTGCAGGACATCGCCCCGCTCTTCCGTCGCAACATCGACATCATTCAGGAAAACTCGCCGGGTTACGTCTCCAGCAGCGCAACGCCGTGGCCTGGTGCTTTGCCGAACATCATCCAATACTTCGCGAGCCGTTATGGTCCCCTATACTTCAAAGACGGCACGCCGCTCGGCTCCGAGATCACCTACGTCCCGGCCGGCACCTCGCCCGACACGAGTCCGGAAGAGCTGGCGGCGGCGCTGCTCGCCAACGCGGGCCAGTGGAATTACGATCTCCCGCCGACCTCCCAGCAGCCGACCGGCCTCTATCGCACCATCGGCAACGAGATCGAAACCACCTCGCTGCAAGCCAGCATTCGGCGCGAGATGACGCCATGGCTCGAGCTCAACGCCGGGTTCTCCTACAATCGCAACGATGCGTTCCAACCGCTCACCTCGACCTCGCAGGTGATTGTGCCGGCCGAGTCCGTGATCAACCCCTTCAACTCGCGCGTCTACATTTGGATGCCCGATGACTACGAGTCCCCGGGCGACACCTCCTCGATCAGCCAGAGTGTCACTCTCGGCGGATTGTTGAACCTGCCGGGCGGTTGGACCGGACTCGTTGATTACACGTGGTCGGAAAACACGTTTGAATACCTGTGGATCTCGATCGACGGCACCGCGCGCACCAACGATCTGTTGAGCGGCGACCTGAACCCCTTCGTCGACTCGATCATGTATCAGGTCGATCACCGGAAGTATTATTCGCCGCAAACCTACTCCGGCTCGAACAGCCTGCACGATCTGTCGGTGCGGGCCGCCGGTGGTCTGCCGGAGCTGCCGTGGGGCCAGGCCAATCTCACGGTGGGCGCCGAATACCGTGCGTCTCGTTCGCCGGAGCGAAAGTCTTCGTTGGAATACCCGATCACGACCGAGAACAACTTCAACAGCACTTACTTTGCGCGCGAGGCGGAGACCTTCGCTGGTTATCTCGAAACCGCGGTGCCGTTGGTGAAGACCGATTGGTTGCCCGGCCTCTATGATCTCGAGCTGCAGCTCTCCGGTCGCACCGAACACTATCGGGTTGATGCCGGCACGGTATCGATGGGGGAGCGACCCAACGCGGATCCGCCCTACAGCTACTACACCGGACCCACGTTGGATGGTGAGCCATATTTCACCAAGGCTACCTACGACTCCCACAACTACACCGTGGGTTTCAAATACAGCCCGGTGAAGGAGCTCTCATTTCGCGCCTCGCAGGCCACCGCGTTTCTGCCGCCCACGCCGTCGCAACTGGTGCGTAACCCGATCCCCAACACCTATCCTTCAAACGTCTTCGATCCGGTCACCCAAACGCAGGTCTCCGTGCAGACCGTCTCAGGCGGCAACCCCAACCTGACGCCGCAAAACTCCCGCAGTCTCAATCTGGGGGTGATCTGGGAACCCTCCTGGGAGGCGCTGCGCGGACTGCGCCTCAACTTGGAGCACTACACCATCGATCAGTTCGATGCCATCGGTTCACTCTCGGCGCAGGCCATTGTGGATCTGGCCGAGCAGTGGCCGGATCGCATCACGCGGGACGCTGGCGGCATGATCACCCTGGTGGATACGAGCAGTCTTAATCTCTACCGCCGCACCACCGAAGGCTGGGACATCAGTGCGAGCTACGACCTGCGCACGCCGTTTGGTCAGTTCCAACTGATCGGGGCACAATCGATCATCGACCATCTCGTCACCCAGACCTCATTGACCACTCCGGCGGTTGATCGAGCCGGCTTCCCCAACGAGCCCAACGGCGCCGCCCGTTACAAATCCAACCTCTCGGTCAACTGGGCCTGGCGCCAATGGTCCGCGGGTTGGACCACGCGTTACTTCGGCGCCTACAAACAGTATGCGGCCGTCGGCAGCTCCTATTATTCGGACAGCCCGACGTCCTACAGCCGTCGTTATGTGCGGGCGGGTGGTCGTGAAGTGATTCCCTCGCAAACCTTCCACGATATGTTTGTCGGCTATACGTTTGGGCCGGCGCGCGACGGCAGCGAAACCGGACTCGGCGGCGTCGGTCGCCGTCTGCTCGACGGTCTGTCGGTGCAGGTCAACGTGCGCAACGTGTTCGATACCGTGCCGCGGCTCGATCCCTACTACGACACGAGCTTCTACCTCAGTCCCTTTGGTGGTGTGCAGGACATGCGCAGCTATTCACTGACCGTCAAAAAGGCATTCTGA